The Clostridia bacterium genome includes a region encoding these proteins:
- a CDS encoding thioesterase family protein, translating to MSFDLKTGMTAQVEKIVGEDDTAVKFGSGSVKVFATPMMVALMENAALNTVDSHLGEGFATVGLSLNVKHLAATPVGMKVSAKAELLSIEGKKLTFRVEAYDEKDKIGEGTHERYIIELSKFLERAGRKGVNNV from the coding sequence ATGAGTTTTGATTTAAAAACTGGAATGACGGCACAGGTAGAAAAAATCGTTGGGGAAGATGATACTGCGGTCAAGTTTGGCAGCGGAAGCGTGAAGGTTTTTGCAACCCCTATGATGGTGGCACTTATGGAAAATGCAGCCCTTAACACAGTTGATTCACATCTGGGAGAAGGCTTCGCTACTGTAGGTCTCAGCCTGAATGTTAAGCATCTGGCCGCAACTCCTGTGGGCATGAAGGTATCTGCCAAAGCCGAGCTTTTAAGCATAGAGGGAAAGAAGCTTACCTTCAGAGTTGAAGCTTATGACGAGAAAGATAAGATTGGGGAAGGCACTCATGAAAGATATATTATCGAGCTGTCAAAATTTCTTGAGAGAGCAGGTAGAAAGGGCGTAAATAATGTATAA